The following proteins come from a genomic window of Falco peregrinus isolate bFalPer1 chromosome 16, bFalPer1.pri, whole genome shotgun sequence:
- the ELF3 gene encoding ETS-related transcription factor Elf-3 isoform X1: MAGSCEISNIFSNYISAMYQPDEVQPALDMLGHPGDDSTLGLSLPASQPLAQTTDKPEWFSELPYFWTKVQVLEWISYHVEKNKYDASSIDFSCCNMDGHALCHCTRDQMRLIFGPLGDELYDRLHEITSDELNWIIDLLEKEGATSQETFLDSSHLELGNPCDKDSLEDMKPTNPFLSTDFTCLPGAMSPGSSDVSGPVMSHSPNSQDSGGSDLDLDPMEAKLFPDDGFAGSKKGDSKHGKRKRGRPRKISKESRDCLESRKSKHSPRGTHLWEFIRDILIHPELNEGLMKWEDRREGVFKFLRSEAVAQLWGQKKKNSSMTYEKLSRAMRYYYKREILERVDGRRLVYKFGKNSSGWKEEEVLNRNKEL; the protein is encoded by the exons ATGGCAGGATCTTGTGAGATCAGCAACATCTTCTCTAACTACATCAGTGCCATGTACCAGCCGGATGAGGTACAGCCAGCCTTGGACATGCTGGGACACCCTGGAGATGACAGCACCCTGGGGCTGAgcctccctgccagccagcccctggcacAGACCACAG ACAAGCCAGAGTGGTTCAGTGAGCTCCCGTACTTCTGGACCAAGGTGCAGGTGCTAGAGTGGATCAGCTACCATGTGGAGAAGAACAAGTACGACGCCAGCTCCATAGACTTCTCCTGCTGCAACATGGATGGGCACGCGCTCTGCCACTGCACCAGGGACCAGATGCGCCTCATCTTTGGGCCCCTGGGGGACGAGCTGTATGACCGCCTGCATGAGATCA CCTCCGACGAGTTGAACTGGATCATTGATTTGCTGGAAAAAGAGGGTGCAACTTCCCAAGAAACCTTCCTGGACTCCAGCCACCTGG AGCTGGGAAATCCCTGTGACAAGGACTCACTGGAGGACATGAAGCCCACAAACCCTTTCCTATCCACAGACTTCACCTGCTTGCCTGGTGCCATGTCCCCAGGCAGCTCCGATGTCTCAG GGCCTGTGATGTCCCACAGCCCCAACTCCCAGGACTCCGGTGGAAGTGACCTTGACCTTGACCCCATGGAAGCAAAGCTCTTCCCTGAcg ATGGCTTTGCGGGGAGCAAGAAAGGGGACAGCAAACACGGCAAGCGGAAACGGGGACGGCCCCGAAAAATCAGCAAGGAGAGCAGAGACTGCCTGGAGAGCCGGAAGAGCAAGCACT cCCCAAGAGGTACCCACCTGTGGGAGTTTATCCGGGACATCCTGATCCACCCCGAGCTGAATGAGGGGCTGATGAAGTGGGAGGACCGGCGGGAGGGCGTCTTCAAGTTCCTGCGCTCAGAAGCAGtggctcagctctggggccagaagaagaaaaacagcagcatgaCCTATGAGAAGCTGAGCAGAGCCATGCG ATATTACTACAAACGAGAGATCCTGGAGCGAGTTGATGGGCGACGGCTGGTGTACAAGTTTGGGAAGAACTCCAGCggctggaaggaggaggaggtgctcaACAGGAACAAGGAGCTGTAG
- the ELF3 gene encoding ETS-related transcription factor Elf-3 isoform X2: MYQPDEVQPALDMLGHPGDDSTLGLSLPASQPLAQTTDKPEWFSELPYFWTKVQVLEWISYHVEKNKYDASSIDFSCCNMDGHALCHCTRDQMRLIFGPLGDELYDRLHEITSDELNWIIDLLEKEGATSQETFLDSSHLELGNPCDKDSLEDMKPTNPFLSTDFTCLPGAMSPGSSDVSGPVMSHSPNSQDSGGSDLDLDPMEAKLFPDDGFAGSKKGDSKHGKRKRGRPRKISKESRDCLESRKSKHSPRGTHLWEFIRDILIHPELNEGLMKWEDRREGVFKFLRSEAVAQLWGQKKKNSSMTYEKLSRAMRYYYKREILERVDGRRLVYKFGKNSSGWKEEEVLNRNKEL, translated from the exons ATGTACCAGCCGGATGAGGTACAGCCAGCCTTGGACATGCTGGGACACCCTGGAGATGACAGCACCCTGGGGCTGAgcctccctgccagccagcccctggcacAGACCACAG ACAAGCCAGAGTGGTTCAGTGAGCTCCCGTACTTCTGGACCAAGGTGCAGGTGCTAGAGTGGATCAGCTACCATGTGGAGAAGAACAAGTACGACGCCAGCTCCATAGACTTCTCCTGCTGCAACATGGATGGGCACGCGCTCTGCCACTGCACCAGGGACCAGATGCGCCTCATCTTTGGGCCCCTGGGGGACGAGCTGTATGACCGCCTGCATGAGATCA CCTCCGACGAGTTGAACTGGATCATTGATTTGCTGGAAAAAGAGGGTGCAACTTCCCAAGAAACCTTCCTGGACTCCAGCCACCTGG AGCTGGGAAATCCCTGTGACAAGGACTCACTGGAGGACATGAAGCCCACAAACCCTTTCCTATCCACAGACTTCACCTGCTTGCCTGGTGCCATGTCCCCAGGCAGCTCCGATGTCTCAG GGCCTGTGATGTCCCACAGCCCCAACTCCCAGGACTCCGGTGGAAGTGACCTTGACCTTGACCCCATGGAAGCAAAGCTCTTCCCTGAcg ATGGCTTTGCGGGGAGCAAGAAAGGGGACAGCAAACACGGCAAGCGGAAACGGGGACGGCCCCGAAAAATCAGCAAGGAGAGCAGAGACTGCCTGGAGAGCCGGAAGAGCAAGCACT cCCCAAGAGGTACCCACCTGTGGGAGTTTATCCGGGACATCCTGATCCACCCCGAGCTGAATGAGGGGCTGATGAAGTGGGAGGACCGGCGGGAGGGCGTCTTCAAGTTCCTGCGCTCAGAAGCAGtggctcagctctggggccagaagaagaaaaacagcagcatgaCCTATGAGAAGCTGAGCAGAGCCATGCG ATATTACTACAAACGAGAGATCCTGGAGCGAGTTGATGGGCGACGGCTGGTGTACAAGTTTGGGAAGAACTCCAGCggctggaaggaggaggaggtgctcaACAGGAACAAGGAGCTGTAG